A single Bacteroidota bacterium DNA region contains:
- a CDS encoding DoxX family protein produces the protein MNIKKLFFGTEPLTQYSMLTIRIVMGILFIHHGQNIFNPADVQETADWLAKELHFPLPLLMADLKMGAMFFGGILLIIGLFTRIAAFFIMFTMLVAWLAGHGGEIFGDGEMSFAYATVMLTILLAGPGRLSLDKYISEK, from the coding sequence ATGAACATAAAAAAACTCTTCTTCGGCACAGAACCTCTTACCCAATACTCCATGTTAACAATACGGATAGTGATGGGAATATTGTTTATCCATCATGGCCAAAACATATTCAATCCGGCAGATGTGCAGGAAACAGCGGATTGGCTTGCGAAGGAACTTCACTTTCCGCTGCCGTTGCTAATGGCCGATTTAAAAATGGGTGCTATGTTTTTCGGAGGCATTCTGCTTATCATTGGCTTGTTTACAAGAATCGCCGCTTTCTTCATCATGTTTACCATGCTGGTAGCATGGCTTGCCGGACATGGTGGAGAAATTTTCGGAGATGGGGAAATGTCGTTTGCGTATGCAACAGTTATGCTTACCATACTACTTGCCGGTCCCGGCAGGCTTTCGCTGGATAAGTATATTTCGGAAAAATAA